The genomic region TTGCAGTTGTAAACAAACCAAAAGGTGCGGATAAAATAAAACTTTTTAAATCAGGGAATATTCCGGTTTGAATAAAATACCCACCCATTACAAGTGCCGGGCCAAAAAGCAAAAAAAGGAAAATTTCACCTAAACCACAGTAAGAAAATTGAAACGGCTTATGCGAATACGACCAGCTTAAAAATATAATCGTCAGGTAGATAAAAACAACAAACAGGCTATTTAATGCTATGGCAAGAATAATTACTGAGAGAAAAGCAACTACTGCAAAGACAATTGAAAGGTTTAGATAAAATTTCTCGGAAAGCAGCCCCTCCTGAATAAGTTTTGAGCCGCCGAATAATCCATAAAAATTTTTGTCCTTCCAATCAGCTCCGCTCTTGGAATCCGCGTAATCATTGATAAGATTGGCGCTTAGATGTGTGCAGATGACACTCACAAGCCCCAAGAAAAAACAAAAATAGTTAAAATTGCTTCTTTCGATAAGTGAACCA from Candidatus Omnitrophota bacterium harbors:
- a CDS encoding prenyltransferase, giving the protein MAKIIIRALRLPFITASILPFVFGSLIERSNFNYFCFFLGLVSVICTHLSANLINDYADSKSGADWKDKNFYGLFGGSKLIQEGLLSEKFYLNLSIVFAVVAFLSVIILAIALNSLFVVFIYLTIIFLSWSYSHKPFQFSYCGLGEIFLFLLFGPALVMGGYFIQTGIFPDLKSFILSAPFGLFTTAILFANEIPDYPQDKAARKFTWVSVSGPRKAFILYYLLMFLGLASIVLGFFLGYLKAFSLLSLLAAVIVLKAGRIIKKHYTEKMELVKSSRMTIALQSIISIILIVGLFL